Proteins from one Terriglobales bacterium genomic window:
- a CDS encoding penicillin-binding transpeptidase domain-containing protein, producing MFSPEFLQRLNAIAVFCVLVCASPAHAQQTGAQQKTPQQKTSLRRNPKTATATLLQQAMRSSMAGKPGAAVMVEVESGKIIAQEGMETAARRLATPGSTVKPFVLMALLKSQKFNSNEAFFCHHTLRIAGKRMDCTHPDLAAPLYAEEALAYSCNSYFAAMAERISADDLASTFQRVGFDSPTGWSQNEASGVVKKTQTLEQRQLQALGEENVEITPLELLAAYRNLAQQHRRQSKNPGDKTLGDRTKDKNGDKNNEDTNKDQTWDVIYRGLQDSTAYGMAHGAAPDGYNVAGKTGTANSATSALTHGWFAGYAPAEKPEIALVVYLEHGRGADAAAIARTIFTAYSKMKGAH from the coding sequence GTGTTCTCACCCGAATTCCTGCAGCGACTGAATGCCATTGCCGTATTCTGCGTGCTGGTGTGCGCGTCTCCGGCGCATGCCCAGCAAACCGGCGCTCAGCAGAAGACTCCCCAACAAAAAACTTCTCTGCGCAGGAACCCAAAGACCGCGACGGCTACGCTTCTACAGCAGGCAATGCGCAGCAGTATGGCCGGAAAACCGGGCGCTGCTGTGATGGTCGAAGTCGAATCGGGAAAAATCATCGCGCAAGAAGGAATGGAAACCGCCGCGCGACGGCTGGCAACTCCCGGCTCCACGGTCAAGCCATTCGTATTGATGGCCTTGCTCAAGTCACAGAAATTTAACAGCAATGAAGCCTTCTTCTGCCATCACACTCTGCGGATCGCAGGCAAGCGCATGGATTGCACTCATCCCGATCTGGCTGCTCCGCTGTATGCTGAAGAGGCGCTGGCGTACTCCTGTAATTCATACTTCGCCGCCATGGCCGAGCGCATCAGCGCTGATGACCTGGCTTCAACTTTTCAGCGCGTGGGATTTGATTCGCCAACTGGTTGGTCGCAGAACGAAGCCTCCGGAGTGGTAAAGAAAACGCAAACGCTGGAGCAGCGGCAGCTTCAGGCACTGGGGGAAGAGAACGTTGAGATCACTCCTCTGGAGTTGCTGGCTGCTTATCGCAATCTTGCCCAGCAACACCGGCGCCAAAGTAAAAATCCCGGCGATAAAACCCTCGGTGATAGGACCAAAGACAAAAACGGAGACAAGAACAACGAAGACACAAACAAGGACCAAACCTGGGACGTGATCTATCGCGGGCTTCAGGATTCCACCGCCTACGGCATGGCGCATGGCGCGGCACCTGATGGATATAACGTTGCCGGCAAGACCGGCACAGCAAACTCCGCCACATCTGCTTTGACGCACGGATGGTTTGCCGGTTACGCGCCCGCAGAAAAACCCGAGATTGCTTTAGTGGTTTACCTGGAGCATGGCCGCGGCGCTGATGCTGCCGCCATTGCGCGCACCATTTTCACCGCGTATAGCAAGATGAAAGGCGCACATTAA